In the Azospirillum humicireducens genome, TCCGACCGTGCGACGGTGGAAGGGCTGTGGCCGCAGTTCGCCGACGTGACGGGCGTGGTCCATCTGGCGGCTCAGCCGGGCGTGCGCTATTCCATCGAGAATCCCTACGCCTATGTCGACGCCAACGTCACCGGTCAGGTGACGCTGTTGGAGTCGGCGCGGCGCATGCCGGCCTTGCGGCATTTCGTCTATGCCTCGACCTCGTCCGTCTACGGCGCCAACCGCAAGATGCCCTTCTCGGTGGAGGACCGGGTGGACAGCCCGGTGTCGGTCTATGCCGCCACCAAGAAGGCGGCGGAAATGCTGGCCTTCACCTACAGCCACCTCTATCAGCTGCCAATGACCGGCTTGCGATTCTTCACGGTCTACGGTCCGTGGAGCCGGCCGGACATGGCGACCTGGCTGTTCGCCGACGCCATCACCGCCGGCCGGCCGATCCGCGTCTTCAACGGCGGCAAGATGAAGCGCGACTTCACCTACATCGACGACATCGTCGCCGGCGTGCTGGCCGCCCTCGACCGCCCCGCCCCGGTCGATGCGGAGACCGGCGCCCCGCACCGCGTCTTCAACCTCGGCAACAACCGGTGCGAGGAGTTGATGCGCTTCATCACCGTGCTGGAGCAGGCGTTCGGCCGCGAGGCCGTGAAGGTGATGGAGCCGATGCAGGCCGGCGACGTGCAGGAAACCGCCGCCGACATCGGGTTGAGCCGCCAGATTCTGGGCTTCGAGCCGAAGACCCCCATCGAGATCGGCCTGCCCCGCTTCGTGGAGTGGTACAAGGGCTATCACAAGCTCTGACCGTCCCCCTGCCTCTCCACCACCCGAGTCACCATGACGTCCACCGCTTATTCCTCCGCGCTGATCGCCGTCTTCCTGCTGTGTCTGGCCGTCGGCTGGTACCTGTCGACGCGGGTCCTGCGCTATCTGCTCGCCAGCAGCATCATGGACATCCCGAACGAGCGGTCGAGCCACCAGGCTCCCACCCCGCGCGGCGGCGGCTGGGCGGTGATGCTGACGGTGGTGCCGGTCTTCGCCGTCGCCGGGATCGTCTTCGGCCGGCCGCTGGAGACGGGGGCGGTGCTGCTGGGGACGCTGGCGCTGATGGGGGTGTCGTGGATGGATGACCGGCGCGAGCTGTCGCCTCTGCTGCGTCTGGGGGTGCAGGCGCTGGCGGTGGCGTTCGGGCTGCTGGCGCTGCCCTCCAACCAGTTGGTGTGGCAGGGCTGGCTGCCCTGGGGGCTCGACCGGGCGGCGACCGCCTTCCTGTGGCTGTGGTTCGTCAACCTCTACAATTTCATGGACGGAATCGACGGGCTGGCCGGCAGCGAGACCATCCTGATCGGCAGCGGCGTCGCGCTGGTGTCGCTGGTGATGGGCGATTTCGGGCTGACCGGAGTCGCCGGGGCGGCGCTGGCCGGGGCGGCGGCGGGGTTCCTGACCCACAATTGGCGGCCGGCGCGCATGTTCATGGGCGATGTCGGCAGCATCCCGCTCGGCCATATCCTGGCCTTCCTGCTGACCTCGCTGGCAGCGCGCGGCGATTGGGCGGCGGCGCTGATCCTGCCTGCCTACTACCTCACCGACGCCACCATCACGCTGC is a window encoding:
- a CDS encoding SDR family NAD(P)-dependent oxidoreductase — translated: MTILVTGAAGFIGSHVAAALLDRGESVLGLDNMSDYYAVALKEARLAGLTGRPGFRFIKADISDRATVEGLWPQFADVTGVVHLAAQPGVRYSIENPYAYVDANVTGQVTLLESARRMPALRHFVYASTSSVYGANRKMPFSVEDRVDSPVSVYAATKKAAEMLAFTYSHLYQLPMTGLRFFTVYGPWSRPDMATWLFADAITAGRPIRVFNGGKMKRDFTYIDDIVAGVLAALDRPAPVDAETGAPHRVFNLGNNRCEELMRFITVLEQAFGREAVKVMEPMQAGDVQETAADIGLSRQILGFEPKTPIEIGLPRFVEWYKGYHKL
- a CDS encoding MraY family glycosyltransferase, yielding MTSTAYSSALIAVFLLCLAVGWYLSTRVLRYLLASSIMDIPNERSSHQAPTPRGGGWAVMLTVVPVFAVAGIVFGRPLETGAVLLGTLALMGVSWMDDRRELSPLLRLGVQALAVAFGLLALPSNQLVWQGWLPWGLDRAATAFLWLWFVNLYNFMDGIDGLAGSETILIGSGVALVSLVMGDFGLTGVAGAALAGAAAGFLTHNWRPARMFMGDVGSIPLGHILAFLLTSLAARGDWAAALILPAYYLTDATITLLRRLLRGEKIWKAHREHFYQKAAKGVGRHDRVVLTIVGYSLALVAAALAAGSFGAWTLVPGAVTVALLLVTLTRMSKA